A genome region from Nocardia sp. NBC_01730 includes the following:
- a CDS encoding HIT family protein codes for MNDCVFCRIVAGEAPATKVYEDDTLCAFLDIRPITRGHTLVIPKRHATELEDLDAELGAHVFRAGHRLALAVRRSSLAADGANLVLNDGTAAFQTVSHVHLHVIPRRHGDRLSFAKGFLLRRPHDPVATAAAIRGGIAVLDNESTGPEKGADG; via the coding sequence GTGAACGACTGCGTCTTCTGCCGCATCGTCGCAGGCGAGGCGCCTGCGACAAAGGTGTACGAGGACGACACGCTGTGCGCGTTCCTCGATATCCGGCCGATCACTCGCGGGCACACGCTGGTGATCCCCAAGCGGCACGCCACCGAACTGGAGGACCTCGACGCCGAGCTCGGCGCGCACGTCTTCCGGGCCGGGCATCGGCTCGCACTTGCCGTCCGGCGCAGCAGTCTCGCCGCGGACGGCGCCAACCTGGTGCTCAACGACGGCACGGCCGCTTTCCAGACCGTTTCACATGTCCACCTGCACGTTATCCCCCGCAGACACGGCGACAGACTGAGTTTCGCCAAAGGTTTTCTCCTGCGGCGTCCGCACGACCCGGTCGCCACCGCCGCCGCCATCCGGGGTGGAATAGCGGTACTGGACAACGAGAGCACGGGCCCGGAAAAAGGAGCCGACGGATGA
- a CDS encoding FAD-binding oxidoreductase gives MDLDDLIACLPDRAVLTDPDLLAGYRQDWARDPNAGTALAVVLATCTDDVAATLRLASAHHVPVVPRGAGSGLSGGATAVDGGIVLSTERMRAVTVDPVTRTAVVQPGLFNAEVKRAVAEHGLWYPPDPSSFEICSIGGNAATNAGGLCCVKYGVTADYVLGMEVVLADGTVVRLGGPRLKDSAGLSLTKLFVGSEGTLGVITELTLRLLPAQPPQSTVVATFGTLTAATEAISTITGELRPSMLEFMDSVSINAVEDEMRMGLDREAAALLVARSDAPGEFARREAEIMVAACEKAGATEVFHTEDPEEGEAFAAARRFAIPAVEKLGALLLEDVGVPLPRLGDLVTGIAAIAERNAVTVSVIAHAGDGNTHPLIVHDPSDPDLTARAHQTFGEIMDLAITLGGTITGEHGVGRLKKAWLPDQLGPDVMALTRKIKDALDPNGILNPGAVL, from the coding sequence GTGGACCTGGACGACTTGATCGCCTGCCTTCCCGACCGCGCGGTGCTCACCGACCCGGATCTGCTCGCGGGCTACCGGCAGGACTGGGCACGTGACCCGAACGCGGGCACCGCGCTGGCTGTGGTGCTCGCGACCTGCACCGACGACGTGGCCGCCACCTTGCGCTTGGCGAGCGCGCACCACGTCCCGGTGGTTCCCCGCGGCGCCGGGTCCGGGCTGTCCGGCGGTGCGACCGCGGTCGACGGCGGGATCGTGCTGAGTACCGAGCGGATGCGCGCGGTAACGGTCGATCCGGTTACCCGGACGGCGGTGGTACAGCCGGGTCTGTTCAACGCTGAGGTCAAGCGCGCGGTCGCCGAACACGGGCTGTGGTACCCGCCCGATCCCTCGTCTTTCGAAATCTGCTCGATCGGCGGCAACGCCGCCACCAACGCGGGCGGACTGTGCTGTGTGAAGTACGGCGTGACAGCTGATTACGTGCTCGGCATGGAGGTGGTGCTCGCCGACGGCACTGTCGTGCGGCTCGGCGGTCCGCGCCTGAAGGACTCGGCAGGGCTGTCGCTGACCAAGCTTTTCGTCGGCAGCGAGGGCACTCTCGGCGTGATCACCGAACTGACCCTGCGGTTGCTGCCCGCACAACCGCCGCAGAGCACGGTCGTGGCGACCTTCGGCACGCTCACCGCTGCCACCGAGGCGATTTCGACGATCACGGGTGAACTGCGGCCCTCGATGCTCGAGTTCATGGACTCGGTGTCGATCAACGCCGTGGAAGACGAGATGCGGATGGGCTTGGACCGCGAGGCCGCCGCGCTGCTGGTGGCCCGCTCCGACGCACCGGGCGAATTCGCGCGACGCGAAGCGGAGATCATGGTGGCGGCTTGCGAAAAGGCAGGTGCGACCGAGGTTTTCCACACCGAGGACCCCGAGGAGGGCGAAGCGTTCGCCGCCGCACGGCGTTTCGCGATTCCCGCGGTGGAGAAGCTCGGCGCGCTGCTGCTGGAAGACGTCGGCGTGCCACTGCCCCGGCTCGGCGATCTGGTGACCGGCATCGCCGCGATCGCCGAACGCAACGCGGTCACGGTGTCGGTGATCGCGCACGCTGGAGACGGCAACACCCACCCGCTGATCGTGCACGACCCGTCCGACCCGGACCTGACCGCGCGGGCGCACCAGACCTTCGGCGAGATCATGGACCTAGCCATCACGCTCGGCGGCACCATCACCGGCGAGCACGGCGTGGGGCGATTGAAGAAGGCGTGGCTGCCCGATCAGCTCGGCCCGGACGTCATGGCCTTGACCCGGAAAATCAAAGACGCGCTCGACCCGAACGGCATCCTCAACCCCGGCGCGGTCCTGTGA
- a CDS encoding Type 1 glutamine amidotransferase-like domain-containing protein, producing the protein MRLFLSSYRFGAHFDRLVALAGPPGRVAVIGNACDAWPSMRASAVTSDLVPLGGLGYAPEEIDLRDFVGRAAELERRLAEFPLVWVRGGNTFVLRAQFARSGADLALTRLLADDALVYAGYSAGACVLTPDLHGLETLDDPAEVAPACGVEPQWDGMGLVDRAIVPHINSATDPDGACNRLAARFRVEGVAHWALTDDDAIVVDGSHTEDLINTAAT; encoded by the coding sequence ATGCGGCTGTTCCTGTCCAGCTACCGCTTCGGGGCGCACTTCGACCGGCTGGTCGCACTCGCGGGCCCGCCGGGCCGGGTCGCGGTGATCGGCAACGCCTGTGACGCATGGCCGTCGATGCGGGCGTCGGCCGTCACCAGCGACCTGGTGCCGCTGGGCGGGCTCGGGTACGCCCCGGAGGAGATCGACCTGCGCGACTTCGTCGGGCGTGCGGCGGAACTGGAGCGCCGCCTGGCCGAATTCCCACTGGTGTGGGTCCGTGGCGGGAACACCTTCGTGCTGCGTGCCCAATTCGCCCGCAGCGGAGCGGATCTCGCGCTGACGCGGCTGCTTGCCGACGACGCGCTGGTCTACGCGGGCTACAGCGCGGGCGCCTGTGTGCTCACACCAGACCTCCACGGCCTCGAGACACTGGACGACCCGGCCGAGGTAGCGCCCGCCTGCGGCGTCGAGCCACAATGGGACGGAATGGGTTTGGTCGATCGCGCAATCGTCCCGCATATCAATTCCGCGACCGATCCGGATGGCGCTTGCAACCGACTCGCCGCCCGGTTCCGGGTGGAAGGCGTGGCGCATTGGGCGCTCACCGACGACGACGCAATCGTCGTCGATGGCTCGCACACCGAGGACTTGATCAACACAGCGGCGACATGA
- a CDS encoding GNAT family N-acetyltransferase yields the protein MTTRLEHNVADTRFEIYVDDTLAGYADYAERDDPKVRDLHHTMTFPEFRGHGIAAQVVEFALKDSRDAGFAIIPTCWYVEKYIAEHREYADLVA from the coding sequence ATGACGACCAGGCTCGAGCACAACGTCGCCGACACCCGTTTCGAGATCTACGTCGACGACACCCTCGCCGGGTACGCCGACTACGCCGAACGCGACGACCCCAAGGTCCGCGACCTTCACCACACCATGACCTTCCCCGAATTCCGCGGCCACGGTATCGCCGCCCAGGTGGTCGAGTTCGCCCTGAAAGACTCCCGCGACGCGGGCTTCGCCATCATCCCCACCTGCTGGTATGTCGAGAAGTACATTGCAGAACACCGGGAGTACGCCGACCTGGTCGCTTAG
- a CDS encoding maleylpyruvate isomerase family mycothiol-dependent enzyme, which yields MTETPDRTERIALLSQQWEAIETLVAALDEDRWRAPSPLPGWTVFDVVAHIIGIESWLLGERPPAHDPNRVKTDVRTLPYIRNETAVLNEIWVDRLRPLPGARLVELYRDVVDRRRQALAAMGEIEWEKETVSPIGPVSYGRFMRVRLFDCWMHELDIADALGVRVEEGGPRGELAFAEFAGSIPRVVVKKGGAPDGSRIIFALTGPLARTLHIQVAGRASYVDAFDEPADVEIGMDSGLFVRLGGGRTSAEQHLDEITFDGDTELGQRLVRHLAFTI from the coding sequence ATGACCGAGACGCCAGACCGGACCGAGCGGATCGCCCTGCTGTCGCAGCAGTGGGAAGCGATCGAGACGCTCGTCGCCGCACTCGACGAAGACCGCTGGCGGGCCCCGTCGCCACTACCCGGCTGGACCGTGTTCGACGTCGTCGCCCACATCATCGGCATCGAATCCTGGCTGCTCGGCGAACGCCCGCCCGCCCATGACCCGAACAGGGTCAAGACCGATGTGCGCACGCTTCCGTACATCCGCAACGAGACCGCGGTGCTCAACGAGATCTGGGTGGACCGGCTGCGCCCGCTGCCCGGCGCCCGACTGGTCGAGTTATACCGCGATGTTGTCGACCGCAGGCGTCAGGCGCTCGCGGCGATGGGCGAGATCGAATGGGAGAAGGAAACCGTGTCGCCGATCGGTCCGGTGAGCTACGGCCGGTTCATGCGAGTGCGACTGTTCGACTGCTGGATGCACGAACTCGATATCGCCGACGCGCTCGGCGTCCGCGTCGAGGAGGGCGGGCCGCGCGGCGAGCTGGCCTTCGCCGAGTTCGCGGGCAGCATCCCGCGCGTAGTAGTCAAGAAGGGCGGGGCACCGGACGGCTCGCGGATCATTTTCGCGCTGACCGGCCCGCTGGCCAGAACGCTGCACATCCAGGTGGCGGGCCGGGCGAGCTACGTCGACGCCTTCGACGAACCCGCCGACGTCGAGATCGGCATGGACTCCGGGCTGTTCGTCCGACTTGGCGGCGGGCGCACGTCCGCCGAGCAGCACCTCGACGAGATCACCTTCGACGGCGATACCGAGCTCGGGCAGCGGCTGGTGCGCCACCTCGCCTTCACGATCTGA
- a CDS encoding GtrA family protein gives MHELSETADTIADRFTRWCEAVVARLPFGLNRALPPTFLGFALINSGTFGVDLALLSLLHGWWGLPVWLSVTVAYVCAFGLSFVLNRTFNFHSYAPVGRQAAVYVVVVVINYLAFILGVASGLTALGLEYHLSRLLAGACEAGYMYSALRWVVFRRRAVGLEPEFAPDAT, from the coding sequence GTGCACGAGCTGTCCGAGACCGCCGACACGATCGCCGATCGATTCACCCGCTGGTGCGAGGCTGTCGTGGCCAGGTTGCCTTTCGGGCTGAATCGTGCCCTCCCGCCGACCTTCCTGGGTTTCGCGCTGATCAACAGCGGCACCTTCGGCGTCGACCTGGCGCTGCTCAGCCTCTTGCACGGCTGGTGGGGACTACCGGTCTGGCTGTCGGTGACCGTGGCGTATGTGTGCGCGTTCGGCCTCAGCTTTGTGCTCAACCGCACCTTCAATTTCCACTCGTACGCGCCCGTCGGCAGACAGGCCGCGGTGTACGTCGTTGTGGTCGTGATCAACTACCTCGCGTTCATCCTCGGCGTCGCCAGCGGGCTGACCGCGCTCGGCCTGGAGTACCACCTGTCCCGGTTGCTGGCGGGCGCCTGCGAGGCCGGGTATATGTACAGCGCGCTGCGCTGGGTGGTCTTCCGCCGCCGCGCGGTCGGCCTGGAACCGGAATTTGCACCTGACGCGACGTGA
- a CDS encoding ABC transporter permease: protein MTTAVASHPLRDSTTMVRRNLKRMVRYPSMTVQLIAMPVLLLLLFVYVFGGTLGAGLGGPSGGRAEYVNYVVPAILLMTIASTVQGTAISVAMDMTEGIIARFRTMNIARVSVLTGHVIGSLIQAFLSLAVVIGVALLIGFEPRAGFGDWLTLVGLLAAVTLALVWFTVAIGQASQTVEAASSLPMPLMFLPFLGSGFVPTDSMPDGVRWFAEYQPFTPIMESIRALLMDKPVGNDVWIALAWCAGIALLGYVWAKKLYNRKA from the coding sequence ATGACCACCGCAGTTGCGAGCCACCCGTTGCGCGATTCGACGACGATGGTGCGTCGCAACCTGAAACGGATGGTGCGATACCCGTCGATGACCGTGCAACTGATCGCCATGCCGGTCCTCTTGCTGCTGCTGTTCGTGTACGTGTTCGGCGGCACGCTCGGCGCCGGGCTCGGCGGGCCTTCCGGCGGCCGTGCCGAATATGTCAACTACGTGGTGCCTGCGATCCTGCTGATGACCATCGCGTCCACCGTCCAGGGCACCGCGATATCCGTGGCCATGGACATGACCGAAGGGATCATCGCCCGGTTCCGCACCATGAACATCGCCAGGGTTTCGGTCTTGACCGGGCACGTGATCGGCAGTCTCATCCAGGCGTTTCTCAGCCTCGCGGTGGTGATCGGGGTGGCGCTGCTGATCGGTTTCGAGCCGCGGGCCGGCTTCGGTGACTGGCTCACCCTCGTCGGTTTGCTCGCCGCCGTCACGCTCGCGCTGGTCTGGTTCACCGTGGCGATCGGCCAGGCTTCGCAGACCGTCGAGGCGGCCAGCAGCCTGCCGATGCCGCTGATGTTCCTGCCCTTCCTCGGCAGCGGGTTCGTGCCGACCGACTCGATGCCCGATGGCGTGCGCTGGTTCGCCGAGTACCAGCCGTTCACCCCGATCATGGAATCCATCCGGGCACTGCTGATGGACAAGCCGGTCGGCAACGACGTGTGGATCGCGCTGGCCTGGTGCGCGGGCATCGCGCTGCTCGGCTACGTGTGGGCGAAGAAGCTCTACAACCGCAAGGCGTGA